In Rhodobacter sp. 24-YEA-8, the following are encoded in one genomic region:
- the lnt gene encoding apolipoprotein N-acyltransferase: MQPQRNRLWHQRLRDFVIGAVAALGLSPFGLWPVALVALALILRRVGAAKTGREAFWRGLFAGAGWFGLSLNWIVQPFFVDPWRHGWMAPFALLLIAFGLGLFWGLAGLIARRAGGGAMAFALALSLTELARGFVLTGFPWSLPGHIWLDTALVQMGALMGGYGMTALTLIALAAPFSYGWRRGGAVSTAILALGVGWSGYRLSLPEPAPRDTVLRIVQPNIAQNLKWDPEEARSNFTRLLSMTAGARADLVIWPETSVPYLVTEGDGAALSIAQAGGDALVVAGYQRDEGAAAWNTLGVFGPGGRISQTFDKIHLVPFGEYMPMGDLLYDRFGIRAFASQAGAGYSAGLARNLLDFGATGGRALPLICYEAIFPGDLVTDERPDWILQATNDAWFGTLTGPYQHFAQTRLRAIEQGLPLIRAANTGISAVVDARGFVATDREGQPARLGLGLQGVIDAQLPGPMAPPPYARMLRSVGEAPLLIFLLCGLLVRVLSARRRAAGRAGA; the protein is encoded by the coding sequence ATGCAGCCTCAGCGCAATCGCCTCTGGCATCAGAGGCTGCGTGATTTTGTCATCGGTGCCGTGGCGGCGCTGGGCCTTTCGCCTTTTGGCCTCTGGCCGGTGGCGCTGGTGGCGCTGGCGCTGATCCTCAGGCGGGTGGGCGCGGCAAAGACCGGGCGCGAGGCCTTCTGGCGCGGGCTCTTTGCCGGGGCCGGCTGGTTCGGCCTGTCGCTCAACTGGATCGTGCAACCGTTTTTCGTTGATCCCTGGCGCCATGGCTGGATGGCGCCTTTCGCGCTTTTGCTGATCGCCTTCGGGCTGGGGCTGTTCTGGGGCCTTGCCGGGTTGATCGCGCGGCGTGCCGGCGGGGGGGCGATGGCCTTCGCGCTGGCGCTTTCGCTGACGGAACTGGCGCGTGGTTTTGTCTTGACCGGCTTTCCCTGGTCTTTACCCGGCCATATCTGGCTCGATACTGCGCTGGTGCAGATGGGCGCACTTATGGGCGGCTATGGCATGACGGCGCTCACGCTGATCGCGCTGGCCGCACCATTTTCTTATGGCTGGCGGCGGGGAGGGGCGGTTTCCACTGCCATTCTCGCGCTCGGCGTCGGCTGGTCGGGCTACCGGCTTTCCCTGCCCGAACCCGCGCCGCGTGACACAGTCCTGCGCATCGTGCAGCCCAATATCGCGCAGAACCTGAAATGGGATCCCGAAGAGGCGCGCAGCAATTTCACGCGGCTCTTGTCTATGACCGCAGGCGCCCGGGCAGATCTGGTGATCTGGCCCGAGACATCGGTGCCCTATCTGGTGACAGAGGGCGATGGCGCTGCGCTGTCGATCGCACAGGCCGGAGGCGATGCGCTGGTCGTCGCCGGGTATCAGCGCGATGAAGGTGCCGCGGCCTGGAACACACTGGGCGTCTTTGGCCCGGGCGGGCGCATCTCACAGACTTTTGACAAGATCCATCTGGTGCCGTTCGGGGAATATATGCCGATGGGGGATCTGCTTTATGATCGTTTCGGCATCCGCGCTTTTGCAAGCCAGGCCGGGGCGGGCTATTCGGCGGGGCTCGCACGCAATCTGCTGGATTTTGGCGCCACGGGGGGGCGGGCGCTGCCGCTGATCTGTTATGAGGCGATCTTTCCCGGCGATCTGGTCACGGATGAGCGCCCCGACTGGATCTTGCAGGCCACCAATGACGCCTGGTTCGGCACCCTGACCGGGCCGTATCAGCATTTCGCCCAGACCCGGCTTCGCGCGATTGAACAGGGGCTGCCGCTGATCCGTGCCGCCAATACCGGGATCTCGGCCGTGGTCGATGCGCGGGGCTTTGTCGCGACAGACCGCGAAGGCCAGCCGGCGCGTCTTGGCCTCGGGCTGCAGGGTGTGATCGATGCGCAGCTTCCCGGCCCGATGGCGCCGCCGCCCTATGCGCGGATGCTGCGCAGTGTCGGCGAGGCGCCCTTGCTGATCTTCCTGCTATGTGGCCTTTTGGTGCGGGTCCTGTCGGCCCGCCGCCGGGCCGCGGGCCGAGCTGGCGCTTGA
- a CDS encoding glutathione S-transferase family protein codes for MRDPLILPLILTGWRHSIHTAIVRLTLAEKGVAARFVEVDQFRTPDAAGLSPFGMVPVLRQGEFTLYETGAICRWIDEGFDGPALQPGDPKARARMVQAIAIMDAHGFRPMLRDHYGAGVFALAEGEPPDPARVSAGLRAAMPVLAALDGIATEGLVLSGPLTLADLHLAPMFAGFTRSPDGAAAVAAFPALHNWWQRQAKRPHVATCLAPLPDH; via the coding sequence ATGCGTGATCCCCTGATTCTGCCCCTGATCCTGACCGGCTGGCGCCACAGCATCCACACTGCCATCGTGCGGCTGACCCTTGCTGAGAAAGGCGTGGCAGCGCGTTTCGTCGAGGTTGACCAGTTCCGGACGCCTGATGCGGCAGGGCTTTCCCCCTTTGGCATGGTGCCGGTGCTGCGCCAGGGTGAGTTCACGCTTTATGAGACCGGGGCGATCTGCCGCTGGATTGACGAGGGCTTTGACGGCCCGGCGCTGCAGCCCGGGGATCCGAAGGCGCGGGCACGGATGGTCCAGGCCATCGCCATCATGGATGCGCATGGCTTTCGCCCGATGCTGCGCGACCATTACGGGGCGGGGGTCTTTGCGCTGGCCGAGGGCGAGCCGCCGGATCCGGCGCGGGTTTCGGCCGGGCTGCGCGCGGCGATGCCGGTTCTGGCCGCGCTGGACGGGATCGCGACTGAGGGGCTGGTGCTCTCCGGTCCGCTGACCCTTGCCGATCTGCATCTGGCACCGATGTTTGCAGGCTTTACCCGCAGCCCGGACGGAGCGGCGGCGGTGGCTGCCTTTCCGGCCTTGCACAACTGGTGGCAACGCCAGGCAAAACGCCCGCATGTCGCCACCTGTCTCGCCCCTTTGCCGGACCATTAA
- a CDS encoding tRNA (guanosine(46)-N(7))-methyltransferase TrmB, protein MSDPVAPEQLPAEPRRNFYGRSKGKTLRASQKDYLANDLETLRLRGVTRDENPGRAPLDLAQFGGLPLWLEVGFGGGEHLVHMAALNPQIHLIGCEPFVNGVAMLIGKIRAAGVTNLSIHPGDVRDLFDVLPDGVIGKTFLNYPDPWPKARHHRRRFVTQGYLRALHRVMAPATEFRIATDIPDYVRQAHEEVPEAGFRLEREAGDGGAWEDWISTRYEQKAFREGRFPHYLTFRRD, encoded by the coding sequence ATGTCCGATCCCGTTGCCCCGGAACAGCTCCCCGCCGAGCCCCGCCGCAACTTCTACGGCCGCTCAAAAGGCAAGACCCTCAGGGCGAGCCAGAAGGACTATCTCGCCAATGATCTCGAGACGCTGCGGCTGAGGGGCGTCACCCGTGACGAAAACCCGGGCCGTGCGCCGCTGGATCTGGCGCAATTCGGTGGTCTTCCGCTCTGGCTGGAGGTTGGCTTTGGCGGTGGCGAACATCTGGTGCATATGGCGGCGCTGAACCCGCAGATCCACCTGATCGGCTGCGAACCCTTTGTGAACGGGGTGGCGATGCTGATCGGTAAGATCCGCGCCGCCGGGGTGACGAATCTTTCGATCCATCCGGGCGATGTGCGTGACCTTTTTGACGTGCTCCCGGATGGGGTGATCGGCAAGACCTTCCTCAACTACCCCGACCCCTGGCCGAAAGCCCGCCACCATCGCCGCCGCTTTGTGACGCAGGGCTATCTGCGCGCGCTTCACCGCGTAATGGCGCCCGCGACCGAATTCCGCATCGCGACCGACATCCCCGATTATGTCCGTCAGGCGCATGAGGAAGTGCCCGAGGCCGGGTTCCGGCTGGAGCGTGAAGCCGGCGACGGCGGCGCATGGGAAGACTGGATCTCAACCCGGTACGAGCAGAAGGCCTTTCGTGAGGGGCGTTTCCCGCATTACCTGACCTTCCGGCGGGACTGA
- a CDS encoding GcrA family cell cycle regulator, translated as MSWTDERVETLKRMWGEGQSASQIAKELGGVTRNAVIGKVHRLGLSNRVGGKDDEEAAPAPAAAAPPPRPEPVAEAAPAQPAPPREEPAPAAPRAAPAPSAAPVSNVTPLPLRKAIVPAGQPLPPQPSLNEISPEALASVREVEKRARKLSLMELTERTCKWPIGDPATDDFWFCGLPSLPGKPYCEAHVGVAFQPMSARRDRRR; from the coding sequence ATGTCCTGGACGGACGAGCGGGTTGAAACCCTCAAGCGCATGTGGGGCGAGGGTCAGTCGGCCAGCCAGATCGCCAAGGAACTTGGCGGCGTCACCCGCAATGCAGTCATCGGCAAGGTTCACCGGCTGGGCCTTTCGAACCGCGTAGGCGGCAAGGATGACGAAGAGGCCGCGCCGGCTCCGGCAGCAGCGGCCCCGCCGCCACGCCCGGAACCCGTCGCCGAGGCAGCCCCGGCTCAGCCGGCACCGCCGCGTGAAGAGCCCGCACCGGCGGCACCGCGCGCGGCACCTGCGCCGTCGGCGGCTCCGGTGTCGAATGTCACGCCGCTGCCGCTCCGCAAAGCCATCGTGCCCGCAGGTCAGCCGCTGCCGCCGCAGCCCTCGCTCAACGAGATCAGCCCCGAGGCGCTGGCTTCGGTGCGTGAAGTCGAAAAGCGTGCCCGCAAGCTGTCGCTGATGGAACTGACCGAGCGCACCTGCAAATGGCCGATCGGCGACCCGGCAACCGATGATTTCTGGTTCTGCGGCCTGCCCTCGCTGCCCGGTAAACCCTATTGCGAGGCCCATGTCGGCGTCGCCTTCCAGCCGATGAGCGCCCGCCGCGACCGCCGTCGCTGA
- the metK gene encoding methionine adenosyltransferase, producing the protein MSRKNYVFTSESVSEGHPDKVCDRVSDAVLDAFLTEEANARVACETFATTNCVVVGGEVGLTDKGALTSMLERVETIVRDCVKDIGYEQDEFHWNTLKVTNLLHAQSAHIAQGVDKDGAGDQGIMFGYACRETPELMPAPIQYSHAILRRLAEVRKSGAEPTLRPDAKSQLSLRYEDGKPVEATSIVLSTQHSDIAQSSDDIRAIVEPYIREVLPSGWITEKTVWHVNPTGSFVIGGPDGDAGLTGRKIIVDTYGGAAPHGGGAFSGKDPTKVDRSAAYAARYLAKNIVAAGLADRCTVQVSYAIGVAEPQSIYVDTHGTGAVPDSVIELAIPKVLDLTPRGIRTHLGLNRPIYARTSAYGHFGRAPEADGGFSWERDDLVAALKAAV; encoded by the coding sequence ATGAGCCGCAAGAACTATGTCTTCACCTCCGAATCCGTGTCGGAGGGGCATCCCGATAAGGTTTGCGACCGCGTCTCCGACGCCGTGCTTGACGCATTCCTGACCGAGGAAGCCAATGCCCGCGTCGCCTGTGAAACCTTCGCCACGACGAATTGCGTGGTCGTGGGCGGCGAGGTCGGTCTGACCGACAAGGGCGCGCTGACCTCCATGCTGGAGCGCGTCGAGACCATCGTGCGCGACTGTGTGAAAGATATCGGCTACGAGCAGGACGAGTTCCACTGGAACACGCTGAAAGTGACCAATCTGCTGCATGCACAATCGGCCCATATCGCGCAGGGCGTTGATAAGGACGGGGCAGGCGACCAGGGCATTATGTTCGGCTATGCCTGCCGCGAAACGCCCGAGCTGATGCCGGCGCCGATTCAGTACAGCCATGCGATCCTGCGCCGCCTCGCGGAAGTGCGCAAATCCGGTGCCGAACCGACCCTGCGCCCGGATGCGAAATCGCAGCTTTCGCTGCGCTACGAGGATGGCAAGCCCGTCGAGGCCACCTCGATCGTGCTCTCGACCCAGCATTCCGACATCGCGCAAAGCTCGGATGATATCCGCGCCATCGTGGAGCCCTATATCCGCGAAGTGCTGCCTTCGGGCTGGATCACTGAAAAGACCGTCTGGCATGTCAACCCGACCGGGTCTTTCGTGATCGGCGGTCCGGATGGCGATGCGGGTCTGACGGGGCGCAAGATCATCGTCGACACCTATGGTGGCGCAGCCCCCCATGGTGGCGGTGCGTTTTCGGGCAAGGATCCGACAAAGGTTGACCGCTCGGCCGCCTATGCCGCGCGTTACCTCGCGAAAAACATCGTCGCAGCCGGCCTTGCGGATCGCTGCACGGTGCAGGTCTCCTATGCCATCGGCGTGGCCGAGCCGCAGTCGATCTATGTCGATACCCATGGCACCGGCGCGGTTCCTGACAGCGTGATCGAGCTTGCGATCCCGAAAGTGCTGGATCTGACGCCGCGTGGCATCCGCACCCATCTGGGTCTGAACCGCCCGATCTATGCCCGCACCTCGGCCTATGGCCATTTCGGCCGCGCGCCGGAAGCGGATGGCGGTTTTTCCTGGGAGCGCGACGATCTCGTCGCTGCCCTCAAAGCAGCGGTCTGA
- the aroA gene encoding 3-phosphoshikimate 1-carboxyvinyltransferase: MSGHGDAQVMISAKSGPLKGVASVPGDKSISHRSLIFGAMAVGETKITGLLEGEDVIDTAKAMRAFGATVTRHGEGIWSVNGVGVGGFQEPADVIDCGNSGTGVRLIMGTMATTPISATFTGDASLRKRPMGRVTDPLSLFGTEAYGRKGGRLPMTVVGAADPVPVRYTLPVASAQVKSAVLLAGLNAPGETVVIEREPTRDHSERMLLGFGADLTVEKTSEGHVITLKGRPELRPQIVAVPRDPSSAAFPVCAALIAEGSDIRVPGVSQNLTRNGLYLTLVEMGALIDFENPREEGGEPVADLRVRFSPDLRGIEVPEDRAPSMIDEYPILSVVASFAEGVTTMRGVKELRVKESDRIDAMARGLEACGVKIEEEEDVLIVHGMGAGGMPGGATCKTHLDHRIAMSFLVAGMAAKREITVDDGSPIVTSFPVFEALMNGLGAAIRRG; the protein is encoded by the coding sequence ATGTCTGGCCATGGTGACGCACAGGTGATGATTTCCGCCAAAAGCGGGCCGCTGAAAGGCGTGGCATCGGTGCCTGGCGACAAGTCGATCTCGCATCGCTCGCTTATCTTCGGGGCCATGGCTGTCGGAGAAACGAAGATCACCGGCCTCCTGGAAGGTGAGGATGTGATCGATACCGCGAAAGCGATGCGCGCTTTCGGCGCGACCGTGACCCGTCATGGCGAGGGGATCTGGTCGGTGAACGGCGTTGGCGTCGGCGGCTTTCAGGAACCTGCCGATGTGATCGATTGCGGCAATTCCGGCACCGGCGTGCGTCTGATCATGGGGACCATGGCGACGACGCCGATCTCGGCTACCTTCACCGGGGATGCGAGCCTGCGGAAACGGCCGATGGGGCGGGTGACCGACCCGTTGTCGCTGTTTGGAACCGAAGCTTACGGGCGCAAAGGCGGTCGTCTGCCGATGACCGTGGTCGGCGCCGCCGATCCGGTTCCGGTGCGCTATACGCTTCCGGTCGCCTCGGCCCAGGTGAAATCTGCCGTGCTGCTCGCGGGTCTGAATGCGCCTGGCGAGACCGTCGTGATCGAGCGCGAGCCGACCCGCGATCATTCCGAGCGTATGTTGCTGGGATTCGGCGCCGATCTGACCGTTGAAAAAACCTCGGAAGGCCATGTCATCACGCTGAAAGGCCGCCCCGAACTGCGTCCGCAGATTGTGGCGGTGCCGCGTGACCCGTCTTCGGCCGCTTTCCCGGTCTGTGCCGCGCTGATCGCCGAGGGCTCGGATATCCGCGTGCCGGGCGTCAGCCAGAACCTCACCCGCAACGGGCTTTACCTGACCCTGGTCGAGATGGGCGCCCTGATCGACTTTGAGAACCCGCGCGAAGAGGGCGGCGAGCCGGTGGCAGATCTGCGCGTGCGCTTCTCGCCCGATCTCAGGGGCATCGAAGTGCCGGAGGATCGCGCGCCTTCGATGATCGACGAATATCCGATCCTCTCGGTCGTGGCCTCTTTTGCCGAAGGCGTCACCACCATGCGCGGCGTCAAAGAACTCCGCGTCAAGGAATCCGACCGGATCGACGCCATGGCGCGCGGCCTTGAGGCCTGCGGTGTGAAGATCGAGGAAGAGGAAGACGTGCTGATCGTCCACGGCATGGGCGCGGGCGGAATGCCGGGCGGCGCCACCTGCAAGACCCATCTTGATCACCGCATCGCCATGAGCTTCCTCGTCGCCGGCATGGCCGCGAAGCGCGAGATCACGGTTGATGACGGCTCGCCGATTGTGACCTCTTTCCCGGTCTTCGAGGCGCTGATGAACGGGCTCGGCGCGGCGATCCGCCGCGGCTGA
- a CDS encoding aspartate aminotransferase family protein encodes MITPVLPTYNRAPLSFVKGEGSWLEASDGRRYLDLGAGIAVNALGHAAPELVAVLTEQAGRLWHVSNVYTIPEQEKLAELLVDRTFADTVFFTNSGTEAAELAIKMARKFHYENGQPERTGFIAFEGAFHGRSTGAIALAGSEKMVKGYGPLMEGFQQLAWNDADAIRAAITDKTCAVIIEPIQGEGGIRPVPDALLQEIRALCDKTGTLLILDEVQCGMGRTGRLFAHEWKGVTPDIMMVAKGIGGGFPLGAVLASERAAKGMTAGTHGSTYGGNPLACAVGAKLTEIISDPAFLAEVSRKSALLRQGLESLVARHADIFTEVRGEGLMLGLKCVLAPGDVVTAGYQAGLLTVAAADNVLRLLPALNIPDADITEALTRLDQVATSLKAA; translated from the coding sequence ATGATCACGCCCGTGCTTCCCACCTATAACCGCGCGCCTTTGTCCTTCGTAAAGGGCGAGGGCAGCTGGCTGGAGGCGAGCGACGGCCGCCGATATCTGGACCTCGGCGCCGGGATCGCGGTGAATGCGCTTGGCCATGCCGCGCCGGAACTGGTGGCCGTGCTGACCGAACAGGCGGGGCGGCTCTGGCATGTCTCGAATGTCTATACGATCCCGGAACAGGAAAAGCTGGCAGAGCTGCTGGTCGACAGAACCTTTGCCGACACCGTTTTCTTCACCAATTCCGGGACGGAAGCTGCCGAGCTTGCGATCAAGATGGCGCGGAAATTCCATTACGAGAATGGCCAGCCGGAGCGGACCGGCTTCATCGCTTTTGAAGGCGCCTTTCACGGCCGCTCCACCGGCGCCATCGCGCTTGCCGGCTCGGAAAAGATGGTCAAGGGCTATGGTCCGCTGATGGAGGGCTTCCAGCAGCTTGCCTGGAATGATGCAGACGCGATCCGCGCCGCCATCACCGACAAGACCTGTGCCGTGATCATCGAGCCGATCCAGGGCGAAGGCGGCATCCGCCCGGTGCCCGACGCGCTTTTGCAGGAGATCCGGGCGCTTTGCGACAAGACCGGCACGCTTCTGATCCTCGATGAAGTACAATGCGGTATGGGCCGCACCGGACGTCTTTTCGCGCATGAATGGAAGGGCGTCACACCTGATATCATGATGGTCGCCAAAGGCATCGGCGGCGGCTTCCCGCTCGGCGCGGTGCTCGCATCCGAGCGCGCCGCCAAAGGCATGACCGCAGGCACACATGGCTCAACCTATGGCGGCAACCCACTTGCCTGTGCCGTGGGCGCAAAACTCACCGAAATCATCTCCGACCCGGCCTTCCTCGCAGAGGTGTCGCGCAAATCGGCGCTGCTGCGCCAGGGGCTCGAATCCCTTGTCGCGCGCCATGCGGATATTTTCACCGAAGTCCGCGGTGAAGGCCTGATGCTCGGGCTGAAATGCGTTCTTGCGCCGGGCGATGTGGTCACTGCAGGCTACCAGGCCGGTCTCCTGACCGTCGCCGCCGCTGATAACGTCCTGCGCCTGCTCCCGGCCCTCAATATTCCCGATGCAGACATCACCGAGGCGCTTACCCGCCTCGACCAGGTGGCGACCAGCCTGAAGGCCGCCTGA
- a CDS encoding MFS transporter, with the protein MSLTMTRQEATRARWALAAMFAGGGMLVGAWAPQIPLLLPKHGIDKAVLGLLILGLGVGAMLAMLVAGKAIQKYGTLPLLRLAALAQAPVLPLVVYAPSLPLLALAMVLFGLMMGFLDVLANSNAVEIERRLGRAVMSSLHGFWSLGGFIAGTVGAWIISKTSAETQSLVAAGAIAALVLIAMPYLRGAPPEGAPQPGTAAAVKDSFLPKDPGIWILGVMALMAFVPEGSILDWGALYLGEAFGADEFTAGLGFAFFAASMAITRFLGDRLRNVFGGVRIFFFSALIAGIGMALAAAAPGSWIAIFGFAISGLGCANLVPVIFSAAGNYPGQRAGAAMSVVTMVGYAGILMAPASIGWLAEHFGHRVTFGGLAVMIFGLAALAGRTASADDRQVE; encoded by the coding sequence ATGAGCCTCACCATGACCCGCCAGGAAGCGACACGCGCCCGCTGGGCGCTGGCCGCGATGTTTGCCGGCGGCGGTATGCTGGTGGGCGCCTGGGCGCCCCAGATTCCGCTTTTGCTGCCAAAGCACGGCATCGACAAGGCGGTGCTCGGCTTGCTGATCCTGGGGCTTGGGGTGGGGGCTATGCTTGCGATGCTGGTTGCGGGCAAGGCGATCCAGAAATATGGCACGCTGCCTTTGCTCCGCCTCGCGGCGCTGGCCCAGGCACCGGTGCTGCCCCTGGTGGTTTACGCGCCCTCTCTGCCGCTGCTCGCGCTGGCGATGGTGCTCTTTGGCCTGATGATGGGCTTTCTCGATGTGCTCGCGAATTCCAATGCGGTCGAGATCGAACGGCGGCTCGGGCGGGCTGTGATGTCGTCGCTGCACGGGTTCTGGAGCCTTGGCGGCTTTATCGCGGGTACAGTCGGGGCATGGATCATCTCGAAAACCTCGGCCGAGACCCAGTCCCTGGTGGCTGCGGGGGCGATTGCCGCGCTGGTATTGATTGCGATGCCCTATCTCCGCGGTGCCCCGCCCGAGGGGGCGCCCCAGCCGGGGACTGCTGCTGCGGTAAAGGACAGTTTCCTGCCGAAAGATCCCGGCATCTGGATCCTTGGCGTGATGGCGCTGATGGCCTTTGTACCGGAAGGATCAATCCTGGACTGGGGCGCGCTTTATCTTGGCGAAGCCTTTGGCGCCGATGAGTTCACTGCGGGCCTTGGATTTGCGTTTTTCGCGGCGAGCATGGCGATCACCCGCTTTCTTGGCGACCGGCTCAGGAATGTCTTTGGCGGCGTGCGGATCTTCTTTTTCTCGGCTCTGATTGCCGGGATCGGGATGGCGCTGGCTGCCGCCGCGCCCGGGTCCTGGATTGCAATCTTCGGCTTTGCCATTTCCGGGCTGGGCTGTGCCAATCTGGTGCCGGTGATCTTTTCTGCCGCCGGCAATTACCCCGGCCAGCGTGCGGGCGCGGCTATGTCGGTTGTGACGATGGTGGGCTATGCGGGCATTCTGATGGCGCCGGCCTCGATCGGCTGGCTGGCCGAGCATTTCGGCCATCGCGTCACCTTCGGCGGCCTCGCAGTGATGATCTTCGGGCTTGCGGCGCTGGCCGGACGAACCGCCAGCGCCGATGATCGCCAGGTGGAGTGA
- the argF gene encoding ornithine carbamoyltransferase, with protein MKHFLDIHTTSTDDLRAMMDKAHAMKAARKDRPKGTPDDDQPLKGRMVALIFEKPSTRTRVSFDVGARQLGAETMVLSGKEMQLGHGETIADTAKVLSRYVDLIMIRTFEEDTLLEMAEHATVPVINGLTNRTHPCQIMADIQTYEEHRGPIRGRKVVWAGDGNNVCASFLHAAGQFGFDFTFTGPETLDPEGKWLDFARSKGSKVTIQRDPFTAIEGADLVVTDTWVSMHDPESARERRHNQLRPYQVNEQLMSRAKPDALFMHCLPAHRNDEATSAVMDGPHSVIFDEAENRLHAQKAVMRWCLGV; from the coding sequence ATGAAACATTTCCTCGATATCCACACCACTTCGACCGATGATCTCCGGGCGATGATGGACAAGGCCCATGCGATGAAGGCCGCCCGCAAGGATCGCCCGAAAGGCACGCCTGATGATGACCAGCCGCTGAAAGGCCGCATGGTCGCGCTGATCTTTGAAAAGCCCTCGACCCGTACCCGCGTCTCCTTCGATGTCGGCGCCCGTCAGCTCGGGGCCGAGACCATGGTGCTTTCCGGCAAGGAAATGCAGCTCGGCCATGGCGAGACCATTGCCGATACCGCCAAAGTGCTCTCGCGCTATGTCGACCTGATCATGATCCGTACCTTCGAGGAAGACACGCTTCTCGAGATGGCCGAACATGCCACGGTGCCGGTGATCAACGGGCTGACAAACCGCACCCATCCCTGCCAGATCATGGCCGATATCCAGACCTATGAAGAACATCGCGGGCCGATCAGGGGCCGCAAGGTGGTCTGGGCCGGAGACGGCAACAATGTCTGCGCAAGCTTTCTGCATGCGGCCGGGCAGTTTGGATTTGACTTCACCTTCACCGGGCCGGAAACGCTTGACCCCGAAGGAAAATGGCTGGATTTCGCGCGCTCGAAAGGCTCAAAAGTCACCATCCAGCGCGATCCCTTCACCGCGATTGAGGGTGCCGATCTGGTGGTCACCGACACCTGGGTTTCGATGCATGACCCGGAATCCGCGCGCGAACGCCGTCATAACCAGCTGCGCCCCTATCAGGTCAATGAACAGCTGATGAGCCGTGCCAAACCCGATGCGCTCTTCATGCATTGCCTGCCGGCACACCGCAATGACGAGGCGACCAGCGCCGTGATGGACGGTCCGCATTCGGTGATCTTCGACGAGGCCGAGAACCGCCTGCACGCACAAAAGGCCGTGATGCGCTGGTGCCTCGGGGTCTGA